A single window of Pieris rapae chromosome 4, ilPieRapa1.1, whole genome shotgun sequence DNA harbors:
- the LOC111001037 gene encoding 28S ribosomal protein S18a, mitochondrial, giving the protein MSLLSTKAFSILKNAVTTPYIRALSVTSNLNIKEIREYKEGNKLIIEGVSLPSPRSELLVRAEKIPDLVPTKDCEKSLCYLCQLDLDVKHTDVLILSQFVRSDGCMLPRRITGLCRMQQKKVGKMVTMAQKAGLMINLTPSYCKKDPRKRYGYKKFNTYYDEKTIFWKRIPNQNDRFKR; this is encoded by the exons ATGTCTTTACTATCAACTAAAGCATTTTCTATTCTTAAAAATGCAGTGACTACTCCCTACATTCGAGCATTATCAGTAACtagtaacttaaatataaaagaaa TACGTGAATACAAAGagggaaataaattaattattgaaggTGTAAGCTTGCCGTCACCAAGATCAGAATTGTTAGTTAGAGCAGAGAAGATTCCAGATTTAGTACCAACCAAAGACTGTGAAAAATCCTTGTGTTACTTGTGTCAATTAGATCTGGATGTTAAACACACAGATGTTCTGATACTAAGCCAGTTCGTTCGCAGTGATGGATGTATGTTACCGCGTCGAATTACAGGGTTATGTCGTATGCAGCAGAAAAAAGTTGGCAAAATGGTTACAATGGCTCAAAAAGCag GTCTTATGATTAACCTTACACCATCTTATTGTAAAAAAGACCCAAGGAAAAGGTATGGTTATAAGAAGTTTAATACTTACTATGATGAGAAGACCATTTTTTGGAAGAGAATTCCAAACCAAAATGACAGGTTTAAGCGTTGA